From the genome of Gracilibacillus salitolerans, one region includes:
- a CDS encoding acyl-CoA dehydrogenase family protein, with product MTQITETNYQQEAERLAEVFAERAEIVDAEAEFPYANFEDLKESGFLSLTIPKEYGGKGLNLYQFLQIQETLAKGDAPTALSLGWQLGVLLEQAEDRNWSEASFAKVCRLVVEEQALLNLAQTERATGSPSRGGIPTTVAEKEKDGWRINGAKSFTSMAVALDYSIVTVDVNRTGKKGYVLIDHDSPNVRVEETWDSISMKATKSDDLILDNVWIAEDDLLFQEDPKKPFPKGWYLQIPAVYLGVAAAARDYAIHFASTFQPNTLPGPIKEVPEVRRKIGEIELELFKAREVLYAVAKQWVERPDNRAELGPSLQAAKHIATNSANSVVDLAMRIVGARSLSAKNPLQRHYRDVRAGLHNPPTDDAIVYNLAKSVLDKS from the coding sequence GTGACACAGATAACCGAAACAAACTATCAACAAGAGGCGGAAAGATTAGCTGAAGTTTTCGCTGAAAGAGCGGAGATAGTAGATGCAGAAGCGGAATTTCCGTATGCCAACTTTGAGGATTTGAAAGAAAGTGGCTTTCTATCCTTAACCATTCCAAAAGAGTATGGTGGAAAAGGTCTAAATCTATATCAATTTTTGCAAATTCAGGAGACTCTGGCAAAAGGAGATGCACCTACCGCATTATCACTTGGCTGGCAATTAGGGGTGTTATTAGAACAAGCAGAGGATCGTAATTGGAGTGAAGCAAGCTTTGCTAAAGTGTGCCGGTTAGTAGTCGAGGAACAGGCATTATTAAATTTAGCACAAACTGAAAGAGCTACAGGCAGCCCGTCCCGTGGCGGTATTCCGACTACGGTTGCTGAAAAAGAAAAGGATGGGTGGCGAATTAATGGAGCCAAGTCATTTACTTCTATGGCTGTCGCCCTTGATTATTCGATTGTCACAGTTGATGTTAATCGAACTGGCAAAAAAGGCTATGTACTAATTGACCACGACTCACCTAATGTTCGAGTAGAGGAAACGTGGGACAGTATTTCCATGAAGGCGACGAAAAGTGATGATTTAATTTTAGACAATGTATGGATAGCAGAGGATGACCTATTATTTCAAGAGGATCCGAAGAAGCCTTTTCCTAAAGGGTGGTATTTACAAATTCCTGCTGTGTATTTAGGAGTAGCTGCAGCTGCAAGGGATTATGCGATCCATTTCGCCTCCACTTTCCAGCCCAATACGTTGCCTGGTCCGATTAAGGAAGTACCGGAAGTTCGTAGAAAAATAGGGGAAATCGAATTAGAATTGTTTAAAGCACGGGAAGTGTTATATGCAGTTGCGAAACAATGGGTGGAACGACCAGATAACCGAGCCGAGCTTGGACCGTCTTTACAAGCAGCTAAACATATTGCCACTAATAGTGCGAACAGCGTCGTGGACTTGGCGATGAGAATTGTGGGAGCAAGGAGCTTGTCGGCTAAAAATCCGTTGCAACGCCATTATCGTGATGTCCGTGCCGGATTACATAATCCGCCGACAGATGATGCTATTGTCTATAATTTGGCAAAAAGTGTATTGGATAAAAGTTAG
- a CDS encoding LLM class flavin-dependent oxidoreductase, with product MGKQIILNAFDMNSAMHNSHGLWKHPENQRHRKYKDLNYWIELAKLLERGKFDAIFFADVLGIYDVYQKNKAPSIRDGLQVPLNDPALLVSAMASVTEHLSFAVTVSTTYEAPFGNARRFSTLDHLTKGRVAWNVVTSYLPNAARNFGLEDMIKHDERYDIADEYLDVSYKLWEQSWEEDAVTEDVEKKLLVDPEKVHEINHQGHYFKVEGPHLSEPSLQRTPVIYQAGTSDKGREFAAKHAECIFVGGPTPERIRYYADDIRERAKKHGRNPEHVKIISFLNVIVAETTEEAEAKFEAYNQEWSADAAKAQYGASGYDIAEYEDVDPDQPFSYKKKTEGGHYKAATLTKDAPKQLTVGEVLDRFESIDRNSYIIGNPKEVADEIQFQFEESGVDGFNLTHLVTPGDLEAFVDLVIPELQERGLYKKDYREGTLREKLFPQGNATLPEDHPGSKFRRK from the coding sequence ATGGGAAAACAAATCATTCTAAACGCATTTGATATGAATAGTGCCATGCATAATTCGCATGGTTTATGGAAGCATCCCGAAAACCAAAGGCACCGTAAGTATAAGGATCTCAATTACTGGATCGAACTAGCAAAATTATTAGAGCGTGGCAAATTTGATGCCATATTTTTCGCAGATGTATTAGGGATATATGATGTCTACCAAAAAAACAAAGCACCATCGATAAGAGATGGTTTGCAAGTACCACTAAATGATCCTGCCTTACTAGTTTCTGCGATGGCAAGTGTGACAGAACATCTATCGTTTGCTGTGACGGTAAGTACAACATATGAAGCACCTTTTGGTAATGCGAGACGTTTTTCTACATTGGACCATCTAACCAAAGGCAGAGTTGCTTGGAATGTTGTTACTTCTTATTTACCAAATGCAGCTCGGAATTTCGGTTTGGAAGACATGATCAAGCATGATGAACGTTACGATATTGCTGATGAATATTTGGATGTATCCTACAAATTATGGGAACAAAGCTGGGAAGAAGATGCGGTTACTGAGGATGTCGAGAAGAAATTATTGGTTGACCCGGAGAAAGTTCACGAAATTAATCATCAAGGGCATTATTTCAAAGTAGAAGGTCCTCATTTAAGTGAACCATCTCTACAACGGACACCTGTTATTTATCAAGCAGGTACATCAGATAAAGGACGCGAATTTGCTGCTAAGCATGCGGAATGTATTTTTGTTGGAGGTCCAACACCGGAAAGGATTCGCTATTATGCCGATGATATTCGCGAAAGAGCCAAAAAACATGGCCGTAATCCTGAACATGTCAAAATCATTTCCTTTTTAAATGTGATTGTAGCGGAAACAACGGAAGAAGCGGAAGCGAAATTCGAGGCGTATAACCAAGAGTGGAGTGCAGATGCCGCCAAGGCACAATATGGCGCAAGCGGTTATGATATTGCTGAATATGAGGACGTAGATCCAGATCAGCCTTTTAGTTACAAGAAAAAAACAGAAGGTGGTCATTATAAAGCTGCTACGCTAACGAAAGATGCACCGAAACAATTGACCGTTGGAGAGGTATTAGATCGATTCGAGTCGATTGACCGCAATAGTTATATCATTGGTAACCCGAAAGAAGTAGCAGATGAGATTCAGTTTCAGTTTGAGGAATCAGGCGTTGATGGATTTAATTTAACTCATTTAGTTACACCAGGGGACTTAGAGGCATTTGTTGACCTGGTCATCCCGGAGCTTCAGGAAAGAGGCCTATATAAGAAGGATTATCGGGAAGGAACATTACGAGAAAAATTATTTCCTCAAGGTAATGCGACATTACCAGAAGATCATCCTGGAAGTAAATTCAGAAGGAAGTGA
- a CDS encoding methionine ABC transporter permease translates to MDSIIELIPELNVAFFQTLLMVGIALLIAIVIGLPLGIVLYITDKGLFLENKWVKGIVGVIINLIRSIPFIILLVFLLPFTDWIVGKTIGPLAASVSLSVAAIPFYARIVESAAREIDRGVIEAAVAVGASPWMIIRSIIFPEAKPGFISGLTITAISLIGYSAMAGTIGGGGIGDLAIRYGYYRYDDTVMFTTVILLIVLVQFIQYFGDFLAKAVNKR, encoded by the coding sequence ATGGATAGCATTATCGAGCTGATTCCGGAATTAAATGTAGCCTTTTTTCAAACATTGCTTATGGTTGGCATTGCTCTATTGATTGCGATAGTGATTGGCTTACCGTTGGGCATAGTTTTATATATTACAGATAAAGGGTTGTTTTTGGAGAATAAATGGGTGAAAGGAATAGTCGGTGTCATCATTAATTTAATTCGATCGATTCCATTTATCATCCTATTAGTTTTCTTATTACCTTTTACGGATTGGATTGTAGGCAAAACGATTGGCCCGCTGGCAGCCTCCGTTTCCTTATCGGTAGCGGCGATACCTTTCTACGCGAGAATTGTAGAGTCGGCTGCACGAGAGATTGATAGAGGTGTCATTGAGGCAGCGGTAGCAGTAGGTGCTTCCCCTTGGATGATTATCAGAAGCATTATTTTCCCAGAAGCAAAGCCTGGTTTTATTAGTGGGTTAACGATTACGGCAATTAGTTTAATTGGTTATTCAGCGATGGCAGGAACAATTGGTGGTGGCGGTATCGGAGACTTGGCGATTCGATATGGTTATTACCGCTATGATGATACCGTAATGTTTACCACGGTCATTTTGTTAATTGTATTAGTGCAGTTTATTCAATATTTTGGTGACTTTTTAGCGAAAGCTGTCAATAAAAGATAG
- a CDS encoding RNA polymerase sigma factor, translating to MDGELITDWFDAYADDVYRFLVYYTSTSDVEDLVQEVFIKAIDRYDSFKGDSSPKTWLISIARNLAIDEARKQKRQDWRKLIKTYENKIDISPEDKHLLNEKKLELHKSIAKLKQDYQDVVILRGIEELSVSETASILKWTDSKVRVTFHRALKALKLQVKEVHYES from the coding sequence ATGGATGGTGAGTTAATTACCGATTGGTTTGATGCCTATGCTGATGATGTGTATCGTTTTTTGGTATACTACACCTCCACATCAGATGTAGAAGATCTGGTACAAGAGGTATTCATTAAAGCAATCGATCGATATGATTCTTTCAAGGGAGATTCCAGTCCCAAGACATGGTTAATTTCCATTGCTCGCAATTTAGCGATAGATGAAGCAAGAAAACAAAAACGACAAGACTGGCGCAAGCTGATTAAAACCTATGAGAATAAAATTGACATATCCCCGGAAGATAAACACCTTTTAAACGAGAAAAAACTGGAGCTGCACAAATCAATTGCAAAACTCAAGCAGGATTACCAGGATGTCGTTATCCTTCGTGGAATAGAGGAATTATCTGTATCTGAGACAGCAAGCATTTTAAAATGGACTGATTCGAAGGTTCGCGTGACATTTCATCGTGCCTTGAAGGCTTTGAAACTGCAAGTGAAGGAGGTTCATTATGAGTCATAA
- a CDS encoding methionine ABC transporter ATP-binding protein: protein MIVLDQVTKEFKSKKRKIIGVDNVSLTIEQGEIYGIVGYSGAGKSTLLRCMNILERPTSGKVFVNGLDLMTLSGSELRSARQSIGMIFQGFYLVSSKTVYENVAFALKAAGVPNHKIKPRVTRLLELVGLSDRAGQYPAQLSGGQKQRVSIARALANNPKVLLCDEATSALDPNTTKSILALLKKINHELGLTIVIITHEMEVVKEICHRCAVMQDGRVIEQGATYDIFSNPKEALTRKFIETVLDFQLPEQLLDSIDGKLIRLHFWGDLAADAIVSDMLQNFEVRGNILHGKVEYIRDEPLGIFVMEIKGDEKVTQDAIDYLKKRVSKVEVIKNG from the coding sequence TTGATTGTCTTAGATCAAGTGACGAAGGAGTTTAAGAGCAAAAAGAGGAAAATCATTGGTGTCGACAATGTCTCGCTTACGATTGAGCAAGGTGAAATATACGGTATTGTCGGCTATAGTGGAGCCGGCAAAAGTACGCTGCTTCGTTGTATGAATATATTAGAGCGCCCAACATCAGGCAAGGTATTCGTTAATGGTCTGGACTTAATGACATTATCTGGATCGGAATTACGAAGCGCGAGGCAATCAATTGGCATGATATTTCAAGGGTTTTACCTTGTGTCATCTAAAACGGTTTATGAAAATGTTGCTTTTGCGTTAAAAGCAGCAGGTGTTCCAAATCATAAGATTAAACCGAGAGTAACACGCTTGTTAGAACTGGTCGGGTTGTCTGATCGCGCCGGACAGTATCCAGCACAATTAAGTGGGGGACAAAAACAACGTGTCAGTATCGCACGCGCTTTGGCGAATAACCCGAAAGTGTTGTTATGTGATGAAGCAACCTCAGCTCTTGATCCAAACACAACCAAATCTATTTTAGCTTTATTAAAGAAAATCAATCATGAATTAGGTTTGACGATTGTGATTATTACCCATGAAATGGAAGTGGTTAAGGAAATTTGTCACCGTTGTGCAGTGATGCAGGATGGGCGGGTGATTGAGCAAGGAGCAACATATGATATTTTTTCTAACCCGAAGGAAGCCTTAACCCGAAAATTCATCGAAACCGTACTAGATTTTCAGCTTCCTGAACAATTACTCGATAGTATAGATGGAAAATTAATAAGACTGCACTTTTGGGGCGATTTGGCAGCCGATGCGATTGTATCTGATATGCTGCAGAACTTTGAAGTGAGAGGTAATATTTTGCATGGGAAGGTCGAATATATTCGTGATGAACCACTTGGGATCTTTGTAATGGAAATTAAAGGTGATGAAAAGGTAACACAAGATGCCATTGATTACCTGAAGAAACGAGTCAGCAAAGTAGAGGTGATCAAAAATGGATAG
- the ssuE gene encoding NADPH-dependent FMN reductase, with translation MSEIILLSGSPSISSRTDLALQYVARTFEAKGLTTSYVSIQDIPTEALFHAQFDHPKIQEVTTLIRNAKAVVIGSPVYKAAYSGVLKTLLDLLPPDVLQDTPVLPVMTGGSAGHLLTIEYSLKPLIATLKGQSLQGVYVIDKCIDKQQANDPIVDYDTKQRLHNQITQLTATLEQQTQPTV, from the coding sequence ATGTCAGAAATTATTTTATTATCCGGAAGCCCGTCAATCAGTTCCAGAACAGATTTAGCTTTACAATATGTTGCACGTACATTCGAAGCAAAAGGACTAACAACTAGCTATGTTTCGATTCAGGATATACCTACTGAGGCCTTATTTCATGCACAGTTTGACCACCCAAAAATCCAGGAAGTTACTACACTTATCCGCAACGCAAAAGCTGTCGTTATCGGTTCACCTGTTTATAAAGCTGCCTATTCCGGTGTCTTAAAAACATTACTCGACTTATTACCGCCAGACGTTTTACAGGATACACCGGTACTGCCAGTTATGACCGGTGGCAGTGCAGGACACCTATTAACAATCGAATATTCGTTAAAACCATTAATCGCCACATTAAAAGGACAAAGTCTGCAAGGCGTTTATGTCATTGACAAATGTATTGACAAACAACAAGCAAATGACCCAATCGTTGACTACGACACCAAACAACGGCTGCACAATCAGATTACCCAACTTACCGCAACCCTTGAACAACAAACACAACCTACCGTTTAA